The Magnolia sinica isolate HGM2019 chromosome 9, MsV1, whole genome shotgun sequence sequence ctgatggacggagtggatttcacatggatATAACGGTTGGCCCCACAAAATTGCAGAGGCCACTTTCCTGACCCCGATCCAACGGATATGGTATTCGTGGCAATTTTTATGTATCCTATTCCAATACAATCATCCATGTTCTATTCCAACACTTGGGGTGTATTCTATTTTAATGGAATCGCATCAAaccggacgcagattgcgtcttACCCCGCCCGTGTGCAGCTGGGAACAGGCAGGAGCTTTAaatggccaccatgatatatggatcttatccacaccgtccatatattttctcctatcattttagtatataatcccaaaaattagacagatacaaggctcaagtagactacacaatggggattaaactcttaccgttgaaaactttttgggggccacaaaagttttggatggagctgatacttgtgttttctcttcatctggtctatgtaactttatgaatagtttggatggtaattaaacatcaaggtgggccctagaaaagtttcaacggtgagaattattatcgCCATTACTTCCTGTGGCGTGGTGCaattgagcctttgatctgcctcaattttgggcttgtattctaaaatgataccaaaaaaatgaatggacggtgtggataagactcatacatcacggtggccactcaaagctcctgcccgttgtCAGCTAGAGACGGACAGGGTAGGCCGCAATCCGTGTCCCATCAAATACCGTGGAACGAGACAACTTGGCATTTATTTACAATACACGGTGAGTTACGGGATTGATTGcagactttgtggggcccactgtgatgtacgtgttatatctacaccgtccattctttttgcCAACCCATTTTAAAGACATGAGCCCAATCGTGAGGTAGAtttaaagcttgatccaaaactttctacAGCACATAAGAAGTTTTTCAAATGTAGTCATTTAATAGCTACGGTTACTTGTGATGTTGTCTACTTAGTATTCGATCTGCCTCATGCAGAAGCGGGACCCAGGTGATGTGTGAAtgttaccaagttttgtgggcccaccatgatttatgttttatatccacaccatccatcaatgttGTACAATGATACCTGTtcatcaaaacacaaatatcatcctgatccaaagaTTATGTGGatacaaagaagttttcaatagtagtcATTCAATACTTAATgcattttgtggtgtggtcgacttcaGAATTAGAACTGCCTCCTTTTTTTGGCCCATGATgtaaaataatctcataaaatggatggacggtgtggatataatatatggATCATGATGGGGCCAAAGTACTTGGTGACCTTTACACACCACAACAGACCAGTGACCTTACCAGATCTGTTGCACGCAATGGGTACGACACACCAGCTTCATGGTGCTATGGTGCTGCGTATGTGACTCCCACTTCGTCCATCAAATGCAGTCAACAGGGTTAGGACATGAGATCAAAGATAGTCTAATATACCGTTCATCTGGGCTAAGATAAAGAATGGTAGAAAGGATACACCTATCATTAAGGTAGCTTGTCCTTTACCCACaagcctctaaattcacatggcggCACACATGATTGCTGCACTTGGCTGTCTATCACCCACAAGCCTCCAAATTCACATTGCGGCTCACATAATggctgcatttttttatttttttattattaatttttttacacacgcacacacacccccacacgcaCATAATGGCTGCATTTGACTGGCTTTCACGTCATCTGACTTTCACGATAAGGTATACCAAAAAAGAGCCTTGATACATAGTTGTTATGAAATAAGCTTACTCTACAGCGTTATATATTAAGCAGCTTCACACCGCTTGTAAGTGGGACTTTGCTTTTTAGAAAAGTAGGAGCACATCAGTCGTAACTTTGTAAATTAGGAAAGGTATAAATCTCATTCGGACAAACCACACGAAAAACAACAGGCCTCGTCTATGGTATAAACTATTATACAGTACAaacagcaaaagaaaaaaaaaaaaaaaaaaactggcgaAGAGGCAGTCCATCTGTGTTAATACATGCCGCTGATTCAGTTGCAACAGCCCTTAATTTTCAGCCACAAATGACCTCCTGACCTACATATGCCTCAGCCATCATCCAGACCAGCTGGGTCCTCTTCCCGAAGAGGGACCATCCTTTATACAACTATAAAAatgcttttcaaaaaaaaaaaaaaaacagagagaacaAAATTATCAACCGAAGGTGCTCTCAGAGTCATGAAAAGTCCGTGTAACTCCTTTTTTTAGTATCTATGTATCTTATGAGTGGAATGTGCTGAATGGAATTGACTAATTCATTAAACCCATCCTTTGTTAGCCCCCTCAGAAAAGCAAATGGAAAATCCACCAAATAGAGCATTTTGAGGTTAGTGAGATTTTCAAGCCCCAAAGCAACCTCTCCTAACTCTTCACAACGTCTAATCCTTAGCTTTTCAAGGCAATACATTGCTCCATTCTCTATTCTCACCTTCTTCAATTCCTTCAAATCAAGAAGGCTTAAATCCTTGAATCTTGGATATCCTCCTGCCTCGCAACATAACTCTTCTCCGTCGTAGGCTCGCTCGAGAAAGAGTTCCACCAAATTCGGCAGTGATTGAAGGCCTTTGAGAGGGTCATCTCTCAATCTAGACCACCTCAAACAAACAGAGACTAGATTATCAAGTGAGGCAATCCATTGAGGTAACTTGAGCAAACGCCCTCTCAAGCACAACCTTTGAAGAGTAGGTGGAGGATATGATAGAGACTGCAAGTCAAGAAGCTCCTCTGCATCCATCGATCTCGCCGAAAAGGCTTGAAGGTGGTTCATTTTCTCGACGGAACTGCACAAATCATTCCCATCATCTGTTCTTAATTTGATAACGCCCAACTTCCTCAGTTCGATGAGATTCCCCAACACTCTAACCACGCTGTTCTCCGCCTCTATGTATGCCAACTTCTGTGGTGATCTCATACTCCCCATTCCAGTAGGAACCTTAATTCCATCCACAACATTAAATGGCAAGTAGACCCCCTTTCTAGCATACCGATAAATCAGAAGGTGGCAAAGGTTTTGGAGTTTGAGATTCTCAATTGGCAATTCACATACAAAGGTGCCCTTAGGATTCAATGTTTCTAAGTTTTTTAGCTTCCccaattgatgtagagtgggtcgcggacagttccatggccaagatggatcagaaaaggcccggtcgacgacagaagtgatccagaccatcgaaccttaaatcgggcgtatcttgcaatccggaatgagttatctgacgtaaaatatatgattttggggtagaacgagctactgaagctaaccaaccccgctacgccgggttacgcagcccggaattgcgaaaaacccctggatcgacggtcgtttccctgttttaatttcatttttactataaatagtaagttttggtttgattataactct is a genomic window containing:
- the LOC131255276 gene encoding disease resistance protein RPM1-like; translation: MGSMRSPQKLAYIEAENSVVRVLGNLIELRKLGVIKLRTDDGNDLCSSVEKMNHLQAFSARSMDAEELLDLQSLSYPPPTLQRLCLRGRLLKLPQWIASLDNLVSVCLRWSRLRDDPLKGLQSLPNLVELFLERAYDGEELCCEAGGYPRFKDLSLLDLKELKKVRIENGAMYCLEKLRIRRCEELGEVALGLENLTNLKMLYLVDFPFAFLRGLTKDGKGVYLPFNVVDGIKVPTGMGSMRSPQKLAYIEAENSVVRVLGNLIELRKLGVIKLRTDDGNDLCSSVEKMNHLQAFSARSMDAEELLDLQSLSYPPPTLQRLCLRGRLLKLPQWIASLDNLVSVCLRWSRLRDDPLKGLQSLPNLVELFLERAYDGEELCCEAGGYPRFKDLSLLDLKELKKVRIENGAMYCLEKLRIRRCEELGEVALGLENLTNLKMLYLVDFPFAFLRGLTKDGFNELVNSIQHIPLIRYIDTKKRSYTDFS